A window of the Deltaproteobacteria bacterium genome harbors these coding sequences:
- a CDS encoding type II toxin-antitoxin system HicB family antitoxin: MAHGTSKKHSTRIHADRYLYTAVFDPDGKGGYTVTVPALPGLVTEGDTFEEAKELVKEAIIGYLESLRKHGEAIPMEDSPLVVPVAVNMPR, encoded by the coding sequence ATGGCCCACGGGACTTCAAAAAAGCACAGCACGAGGATTCATGCCGACCGGTATCTGTACACTGCCGTCTTCGACCCCGATGGCAAAGGAGGGTACACCGTCACTGTGCCCGCACTGCCCGGTCTGGTGACCGAGGGCGACACGTTCGAGGAAGCCAAGGAGCTGGTCAAGGAGGCCATCATTGGTTACCTCGAATCGCTTCGCAAACACGGAGAGGCCATTCCCATGGAGGATAGCCCCTTGGTCGTTCCTGTCGCCGTGAATATGCCCCGCTGA
- a CDS encoding type II toxin-antitoxin system HicA family toxin encodes MSRLTATAQQIIRVLERQGWRLDHTRGSHHYYRHPAKPGMVSVPCHKGTSLKPKTLSAILDGTGISREDFFKLR; translated from the coding sequence ATGTCGCGGCTCACGGCAACTGCGCAGCAGATCATCCGTGTGCTCGAACGCCAAGGCTGGCGCCTCGACCACACGCGCGGCTCACACCACTACTACCGGCACCCGGCCAAGCCGGGCATGGTGAGTGTCCCGTGCCACAAGGGCACCAGCCTCAAACCGAAAACGCTCAGTGCCATTCTCGACGGCACCGGCATCTCTCGCGAAGACTTTTTCAAGCTGCGGTAA